A window of the Cryptosporidium parvum Iowa II chromosome 7, whole genome shotgun sequence genome harbors these coding sequences:
- a CDS encoding extracellular protein with a signal peptide and 4 SCP domains (transcripts identified by EST), producing MELFKKVFLLTIFYFGLSASQDLSILSDPASNQIGNTESHTEDLENYVSIDNDFEKINRNVTLELLNGENTNKNDMSETWNLHLNNGETFKESDNTYYSKIGKSPENIAKNIPDIRAAILNCMNQIRSVEGEKAANMNMLAWDYTIEGYATNSAQRICSTGEVLQSPNVWPYKGAEGELIATSPQLHSADPRTVMDKVCDLVQQWNNTSSFLPRQTDFSNIFKWDIGNSYQYAEPYLQLVLAKTTVVGCSFQTNCHDNVGTVVVCQFSDKPDPEVPPYAHIHKAFNLTEPQRQPCGRCGFGAKCCYQNLCVGRDIGSSCPKCTFSDPINENNDDLSYCLDKYYQTCSSSNCPDACVDKHQVPEGILINQCLCTSKQLIEDMLLFDQLPLDPQLSYTEGWKNKKVYLHGVCRNVNGDAPKVIEIPDVGGNHEEQEPEEINIGAKIISSDSIRSAVLNNLNTVRSSQPAADMAMLMYDFTLEGYSRVRAKQICESEDQFSEFLGINGTFPPFVKWPYRGGSGETLYLLNETSSIPVDIDDQEMANMQLGNADPIQIIEDAVQSWYSEGETFDFYNVTNNYGKDFYNYRMILRAEATGVGCSIATNCKLNGIKTVLVCQYNYPNFKDPMHVKESISRRKLLDIKYLEYDLPYLHIEADPFLLLQQRRPCGRCRRGSTCCENNLCVGIDISQSSITFVPPILENRQNGGCRSAFVRPCNQLNCQVNCMNPSSSYLAHQCFCVSPENMSKLAFANPEALEVNKTLIEEIYNRNTTTDGFNRMLMIDGVSTPYPIATYGYLFGLVNSHGLCLKLPGFEEEYSETVMDSIEGNITANIERMGFSVDNDNITLLSDVFMDLPEDDSFTQKDLTDKFRQEFLLAINSFRSIVGKFATNMNKLAYDFTLEGIAKSSAKQCQIASLNRFFEINGVPPLTYLSPANETLLPNNVASIVASWAKPLISTNGNIQGENFLESLNKHGKSLPDSAKQLFSAHATSVGCSIFSNCPEGRYFVVCQFNHLDKTEYPFKPIEDGLNIPKAPCSCCGSKASCCENNLCVGGNSIGQDFSVCNDISLSNEDGKSCSSSFYKSCKDLNCKGQCLKPLEESDPFYDHYIFNQCTCSKKKSGSSPQSGLLQDGKALIRGSCISVNTTRLDSPSVLVTHNNLLDLELISNGRNGNTVSQALSSALQTELKGKLTILDSRPILYALNKKRSKLGENSVNMNMLKWDYSLQGYAQNWATVCLAGKNNNSPHEFPYRGGESEVVYSSEIGEEYDERNSPLKIVDSWFSAEEVYERNNGTIPITPRVMDFITVSQATASSVGCSVVKGCPNAGFVVVCQFDSAVNLNKYPYIRISEAKENNVPESQAHPCGKCSSGSTCCSENLCVGISQNPSKLATPLIAKLSSSRNCISSISKKCSPGLCSEGCIPQVTPEESEKITLYDDDNSIQFTINQCQCVSGEFLETPTDAWKFGMVRRNGNCEKVRGYSVEATKTQIHYYNAVTNTTGSSNQDSTIDNSSFEGKKDKSKQEFSRECIDRANENGLSLKCIANPLKCSSHTLCYAYPSRKNCFCRDENSEKCEALKLCRRDLQNPVDFVNPNCTGRHALSEGCPCSRNIFSLECSCSVYPKNPGCPCDKEPKSFICKDLLRTSEAAQEKISFALSEVNRVSKTLRG from the coding sequence TACTTTGGACTTTCTGCCTCGCAGGATTTGAGCATTTTAAGCGACCCAGCTAGTAATCAAATAGGTAATACTGAATCCCACACAGAAGATCTAGAAAACTATGTCAGTATAGATAATGATTTTGAGAAGATTAATAGAAACGTAACACTTGAGCTATTGAATGGTGAAAACACAAACAAAAATGATATGTCTGAAACCTGGAACTTACATCTTAACAATGGTGAAACCTTCAAAGAAAGTGATAACACTTACTACTCCAAAATTGGCAAGTCACCTGAGAATATTGCAAAAAATATCCCGGATATCAGAGCTGCTATTTTGAATTGTATGAATCAAATCAGATCTGTAGAAGGAGAGAAAGCTGCAAATATGAACATGTTAGCTTGGGATTACACAATTGAAGGATATGCAACCAACTCAGCTCAAAGGATATGTTCTACTGGAGAAGTTCTCCAAAGCCCTAATGTATGGCCATACAAAGGAGCTGAGGGAGAACTAATAGCCACTTCTCCCCAACTCCATAGTGCAGATCCTAGGACAGTAATGGATAAGGTCTGTGATCTTGTTCAACAGTGGAACAATACAAGTTCTTTCTTGCCAAGACAAACAGATTTTTCAAACATTTTTAAATGGGATATTGGAAATTCTTACCAGTATGCAGAACCATACTTACAGCTTGTTTTAGCCAAGACCACTGTTGTTGGATGTTCTTTCCAAACAAACTGTCATGATAATGTTGGAACTGTTGTTGTTTGCCAATTTAGTGATAAGCCTGACCCAGAAGTCCCCCCTTATGCACATATTCACAAGGCTTTCAATCTCACTGAACCTCAACGTCAGCCATGCGGAAGATGTGGTTTTGGAGCCAAATGTTGTTATCAAAATCTGTGTGTTGGAAGAGACATTGGATCATCCTGTCCAAAATGTACTTTTTCAGATCCAATTAAcgaaaataatgatgatcTTTCCTATTGCTTGGATAAGTATTACCAAACCTGTTCAAGCTCGAACTGTCCTGATGCATGTGTAGATAAGCATCAGGTTCCTGAAGGAATTCTTATAAACCAATGTTTATGTACTTCCAAACAACTTATTGAAGACATGCTTCTTTTTGATCAACTTCCCCTCGACCCTCAGTTATCTTATACTGAGGGCTGGAAAAATAAGAAAGTCTATCTTCACGGAGTCTGCAGAAACGTCAATGGAGATGCTCCAAAAGTTATTGAAATTCCAGATGTAGGTGGAAATCATGAAGAACAAGAGCCTGAAGAGATTAATATTGGAgccaaaattatttcttcagaTAGCATCAGATCAGCagttttgaataatttgaatactGTCAGATCATCTCAACCTGCTGCTGATATGGCAATGTTAATGTATGATTTCACTCTCGAAGGTTATTCTAGAGTCAGAGCCAAACAAATTTGTGAGTCTGAAGATCAATTCTCAGAATTCTTGGGTATCAATGGAACCTTCCCACCATTTGTCAAATGGCCATACAGAGGAGGATCTGGTGAGACATTGTATCTGTTAAATGAGACATCCTCCATTCCAGTTGATATTGATGATCAGGAAATGGCTAATATGCAATTAGGAAATGCTGATCCAATCCAGATTATAGAAGATGCAGTACAAAGTTGGTATTCTGAAGGTGAAACCTTTGATTTCTACAATGTTACAAATAACTATGGAAAAGACTTCTATAACTATAGAATGATTCTAAGAGCAGAAGCAACAGGTGTTGGTTGTTCTATAGCAACTAACTGTAAACTAAATGGTATTAAGACAGTTCTTGTTTGCCAATACAACTATCCAAACTTCAAAGACCCAATGCACGTTAAAGaatcaatttcaagaaGAAAGCTTTTGGATATCAAATATCTAGAATATGACTTACCTTATCTCCATATTGAAGCTGATCCATTCCTGCTCCTGCAACAAAGAAGACCTTGTGGTCGTTGTAGAAGAGGTTCTACATGCTGTGAAAACAATCTCTGTGTTGGTATTGATATATCACAATCTAGTATTACTTTTGTTCCCCCAATTCTGGAAAACCGTCAGAATGGAGGTTGCAGATCTGCCTTTGTGAGACCTTGTAACCAACTAAATTGTCAGGTTAACTGCATGAATCCAAGTAGTTCATATTTAGCTCACCAATGTTTCTGTGTAAGTCCAGAAAATATGAGCAAACTTGCCTTTGCAAATCCCGAGGCTTTAGAAGTTAACAAAACTCTTATTGAGGAAATTTACAACAGAAATACTACCACTGATGGATTTAACCGTATGTTAATGATAGATGGAGTTTCTACTCCATATCCCATAGCAACTTATGGTTACTTGTTTGGTTTGGTAAACTCTCATGGTTTGTGTCTCAAGCTTCCAGGCtttgaagaagaatatAGTGAGACAGTAATGGATTCTATTGAAGGTAATATAACTGctaatattgaaagaatGGGATTCTCTGTGGATAACGACAACATTACATTATTGTCTGACGTCTTTATGGATTTACCAGAGGATGATTCTTTCACTCAAAAAGATCTAACTGACAAATTTAGACAAGAGTTTTTGCTTGCAATCAATAGTTTCAGAAGTATTGTGGGTAAATTTGCAACAAACATGAACAAATTGGCTTACGACTTCACATTAGAAGGAATTGCTAAGTCTTCAGCAAAACAATGCCAAATTGCATCCCTAAATAGGTTCTTTGAAATCAATGGAGTTCCTCCTCTAACTTACTTATCTCCAGCTAATGAGACACTACTACCAAATAATGTAGCATCCATAGTAGCTAGCTGGGCTAAACCACTAATCTCAACAAATGGTAATATTCAAGGTGaaaattttcttgaatctttaaataagCATGGAAAATCCCTCCCCGATTCAGCAAAACAACTATTTAGTGCTCATGCCACTTCTGTTGGTtgttcaatattttcaaattgtCCAGAAGGAAGATACTTTGTAGTTTGTCAGTTCAATCATCTCGACAAAACAGAATATCCCTTTAAGCCAATAGAAGATGgattaaatattccaaaagCTCCATGCAGTTGTTGTGGATCGAAAGCAAGTTGTTGTGAAAATAACCTTTGTGTAGGCGGAAATAGTATTGGACAAGATTTCTCAGTATGTAATGATATTTCCCTCAGTAATGAAGATGGAAAGTCATGTAGTTCCTCTTTTTACAAGAGCTGCAAAGATCTGAACTGTAAAGGACAATGCCTAAAACCATTGGAAGAAAGTGATCCTTTCTATGATCATTACATTTTTAACCAATGTACATGCAGTAAAAAGAAGAGTGGAAGTTCTCCTCAATCAGGATTACTACAGGATGGAAAAGCCTTGATTAGAGGAAGTTGTATAAGTGTAAATACAACTAGATTGGATTCTCCAAGTGTTCTTGTAACACATAACAACTTATTAGATTTGGAGCTTATTTCTAATGGAAGAAATGGTAATACAGTTTCTCAAGCTCTTTCATCAGCTTTACAAACTGAACTCAAGGGAAAATTAACAATACTAGATTCAAGGCCTATTCTTTATGCTTTGAATAAGAAACGAAGCAAATTAGGTGAGAATTCAGTTAATATGAATATGTTAAAATGGGATTATTCTCTACAGGGATATGCTCAAAACTGGGCTACAGTTTGTTTGGCAGGAAAGAACAATAATAGTCCTCACGAGTTCCCATACAGAGGTGGAGAGAGTGAGGTTGTTTATTCTTCTGAGATAGGTGAAGAATACGACGAACGAAATTCTCCTTTGAAGATTGTCGATTCCTGGTTTTCAGCTGAAGAAGTAtatgaaagaaataatgGAACAATTCCAATTACTCCAAGAGTCATGGATTTCATTACGGTGTCTCAAGCAACAGCCTCTTCTGTAGGTTGTTCGGTCGTTAAAGGATGTCCAAACGCTGGATTTGTTGTAGTTTGTCAATTTGACTCTGCAGTTAATCTAAATAAGTATCCTTATATAAGAATTTCGGAAGCCAAGGAAAATAATGTACCTGAATCACAGGCTCATCCCTGCGGAAAATGTTCTTCAGGATCAACATGTTGCAGTGAAAATCTATGTGTAGGAATATCTCAGAACCCAAGTAAACTCGCAACACCATTGATTGCAAAGCTTTCTTCCAGTAGAAATTGTATTTCGTCCATTTCCAAAAAATGTAGCCCAGGATTATGCTCAGAAGGTTGTATTCCCCAGGTAACTCCTGAAGAATCAGAAAAGATTACTTTatatgatgatgataacTCAATTCAATTTACAATTAATCAGTGTCAGTGTGTCTCCGGAGAATTCTTGGAAACACCAACTGATGCCTGGAAATTCGGAATGGTACGTAGAAACGGAAATTGCGAGAAAGTAAGAGGTTATAGTGTTGAAGCAACAAAAACTCAAATTCATTACTATAATGCAGTTACAAACACCACAGGCAGTTCTAATCAAGACTCTACCATTGATAATAGCAGCTTTGAAGggaaaaaagataaatcaAAACAAGAATTCTCGCGAGAGTGTATTGATCGAGCTAATGAGAATGGATTGTCCTTGAAATGTATCGCAAATCCATTAAAATGCTCTAGCCACACTTTATGCTATGCATACCCAAGTAGAAAGAATTGCTTCTGTAGAGACGAGAATAGTGAAAAATGCGAGGCATTAAAGCTTTGCAGAAGAGATTTGCAAAATCCAGTTGACTTTGTAAATCCAAATTGTACTGGCAGACATGCCTTATCTGAAGGCTGTCCTTGCtcaagaaatatattcagTCTAGAGTGCAGCTGCAGCGTCTACCCAAAAAATCCCGGATGCCCTTGTGACAAGGAGCCAAAATCTTTCATATGCAAGGATTTACTTAGAACATCAGAAGCAGCTCAAGAGAAAATAAGCTTTGCCTTGTCCGAAGTTAATCGCGTTTCTAAAACACTAAGAGGTTAG
- a CDS encoding signal peptide, secreted protein, whose product MTNIRKTSCISLFVSKILVLTFFLVIFTSDFEIQNRLAHFQETSLLRFSEGPIKDEESESSGSESSNLKATSILLEIDNQEVENEVNPEAKLKTGNTNVIGSDMSEYSLDTVDELISPIVSMCLIELTNIYDILELEYNSISSVSILDNLEECINTRNKINEILKIIIKAKELLFYEKNSNLLDSNSLNEDSRKETNNKKSKTSDLFFYLQANMSILKKTISFYNIKYRVYSSQEQILGRITKLMNEINTLIHRFKNLTKNNKNTFERVMFEITKPVSKVINEYKSILKKTHLFMSTKYYSKHSKNIEHYVQTISCMLKHRLQRSSTFDELLFMLKPTFKLCQ is encoded by the coding sequence ATGACAAACATACGGAAAACTAGTTGcatttctttatttgtatCAAAAATTTTGGTACTTACCTTTTTTTTGGTGATTTTCACTTCCGATTTTGAAATTCAGAATAGACTGGCACATTTTCAAGAGACTAGTTTATTAAGATTCTCGGAAGGGCCTataaaagatgaagaaagTGAGAGTTCCGGATCTGAAAGCTCGAATTTGAAAGCCACGAGTATTCTCTTGGAAATAGATAATCAAGAGGTAGAGAATGAAGTAAATCCCGAAGCAAAATTAAAAACAGGTAATACAAATGTTATTGGGAGCGATATGTCAGAATATTCTCTAGATACCGTGGATGAGCTAATATCGCCTATAGTTAGTATGTGTTTGATTGAACTAACAAATATTTACGACATTCTTGAACTAGAgtataattcaatttcatctGTTTCAATCTTGGATAATTTAGAAGAATGTATCAACacaagaaataaaattaatgaaattttgaagataattATTAAGGCCAAAGAATTGCTCTTTTATGAAAAGAATAGCAATCTTTTGGATAGCAATTCACTAAATGAAGACTCGAGAAAGGAAActaataacaaaaaaagtaaaacttctgatttattcttttaCCTTCAAGCGAATATGtcaatattgaagaaaacaATTTCCTTTTACAATATCAAATACAGGGTTTATTCAAGCCAAGAACAGATTCTTGGGCGAATTACTAAACTAatgaatgaaattaatactttaattcatagattcaaaaatcttaccaaaaataataaaaatacatTTGAAAGAGTTATGTTTGAAATTACAAAACCCGTTTCCAAggttattaatgaatataaatccattttgaagaaaacCCACTTATTTATGTCTACCAAGTACTACTCGAAGCACTCTAAGAATATTGAGCATTATGTACAGACTATTTCATGCATGCTCAAACATAGACTTCAGCGTTCATCAACCTTTGACGAACTATTATTTATGCTGAAACCAACTTTCAAATTATGTCAGTAG
- a CDS encoding glycoprotein (transcripts identified by EST), with translation MGGNSGPPEWCYLSKDGQCDGRGGTYVDVIGNGGRIGNGMAMTMIPNNDKDVTFKLNMKSKGTVATFSCKGGVSELVFSGSSARFTTPSISGYNRCAVIIGLSGDRIHVSPFGSKNISLGSLPMSPNSSFNEIYCVPEYARYGAIHSGYSPSPQVVSTPISQGITNVDNSLSLPSTTTTTTTTTTTTTTTTTAPPKLIVEAEKYVIVPSIQSATASISFSISKSLLSSSSLTVTLSDVDYLTLAKVKLKSCCLELTSDNEDHFDKMTYNAEMKSSSTLNLTLAWTKAFIYLILVSSMTVLASVPRFANLNTPANAVLENNSGAELTTTWRYSSEFEAPKLSSCNLINYDSSCKSASVSIISPVEWKPDVSFLRYGFISPISSNYPISFSLTSSGTLFASINFSQTGISISIPSSSQTASMSYIKTPNPGEWVSGDIFLLSPKFFNTLDRTESTKTCTIIKSTCTAPSSWSSIKSSELIARYAILSKLILDSGIEESEEQPKLYVTYKGVYALSINVPSKELNGATVQDSPTYQPLVYWRVYKGLSPSISFPSDEISKVIQNVTNPVTTTTTPFTTTTTKSTSSGSWMDSFLSWF, from the coding sequence ATGGGAGGAAACAGCGGACCTCCTGAATGGTGTTATCTTAGCAAAGATGGTCAATGCGATGGAAGGGGTGGAACTTATGTTGATGTAATTGGAAATGGAGGTCGTATTGGAAATGGAATGGCAATGACTATGATTCCTAACAATGACAAAGATGTaacatttaaattaaaCATGAAAAGCAAAGGGACTGTAGCTACTTTTAGTTGCAAGGGAGGAGTTTCTGAGTTAGTATTTTCTGGCAGCTCAGCGAGGTTTACAACTCCATCAATATCAGGATATAATCGATGCGCTGTAATTATTGGTCTGAGCGGAGATAGAATTCATGTTAGTCCTTTTGGCTCCAAAAACATCTCTTTAGGAAGTCTTCCAATGTCTCCAAATTCTTCCTTTAATGAGATTTATTGCGTACCAGAATATGCCAGATACGGGGCTATTCATTCTGGGTACAGTCCTTCCCCTCAAGTTGTTTCTACGCCAATATCACAGGGAATTACTAACGTTGATAACTCTCTTTCGCTTCCTtctactactactactaccacaacaacaactaccactactactactactaccactGCACCTCCAAAGCTCATAGTTGAAGCAGAAAAATACGTTATTGTTCCGAGTATACAAAGTGCAACAGCatctatttctttttccaTTAGCAAGTCTTTATTATCCTCATCATCTCTTACTGTTACTTTATCAGATGTTGACTACCTAACACTTGCTAAAGTCAAGCTTAAATCTTGTTGTTTAGAGCTAACTTCAGATAATGAAGACCACTTTGATAAGATGACGTATAATGCAGAAATGAAGAGTTCATCAACACTAAATCTCACACTAGCTTGGACTAAAGCATTCATATACTTGATTCTAGTCTCCAGTATGACTGTTTTAGCCTCAGTACCAAGGTTTGCAAATCTTAACACACCTGCAAATGCAGTCCTTGAAAATAACTCTGGAGCAGAGCTTACAACTACATGGAGGTATTCAAGTGAGTTCGAAGCCCCAAAGCTATCTTCATGTAATCTCATTAATTATGATAGCTCGTGTAAATCAGCATCAGTATCTATAATTTCTCCAGTTGAGTGGAAACCTGATGTATCATTTTTAAGATATGGTTTTATCTCTCCAATAAGCAGTAATTACCCTATCTCCTTCTCCTTAACTTCCAGTGGTACCCTCTTCGCTTCTATTAACTTCAGTCAAACAGGTATTTCTATCTCAATACCATCTTCATCTCAAACTGCTTCAATGAGTTATATAAAAACTCCAAATCCTGGAGAATGGGTTTCTGGTGATATCTTTCTATTAAGTcccaaattttttaatactttgGATAGAACTGAAAGTACTAAGACTTGTACTATCATTAAGTCTACTTGCACTGCACCATCTTCTTGGTCTTCCATCAAAAGTTCGGAATTAATTGCCAGATATGCAATATTGTCAAAGCTTATTTTGGATTCTGGAATAGAAGAAAGTGAAGAACAACCAAAACTCTATGTTACTTATAAGGGAGTTTACGCACTAAGTATTAATGTTCCCAGTAAAGAACTGAATGGAGCAACAGTACAAGATAGTCCAACATACCAACCTCTAGTTTATTGGAGAGTATACAAAGGCCTTTCACCTTCTATTAGTTTTCCCTCCGATGAAATTTCTAAGGTTATTCAAAATGTTACAAACCCTGTAACTACTACAACAACTCCTTTCACTACAACTACTACAAAGTCTACAAGCTCTGGATCATGGATGGATAGCTTTTTATCATGGTTTTAA